GTTCGTGCTCGACAACACCTGAGCCGATACCGGAGGCGCGAGTCGTCCCATGCGATGTCGAGGGTGAGCAGGGTCAGGTTCGCGCCGGCCCGACCGCAGCGTCACACAGGCCGTGCGCGCCGAAAGGCGCCCCTCTTCCGCACCCGCCAAGTCATCCACAGCAGCGATAGCACCGTGAGCAGAGCGAGCCCGACCATCGTGCCGACGGTGATCCTGGCAAGCGTCGGGTGCGTGAGCGAGGGCTTGAAGTCGACCTGGGCGGGCCGGTAGAGCGAGTGGTCTACCTCGCCGCTGTCGAGGAAGGTGGTGATCAGCCGGTTGCCTGCTTCCGGCTGGGAGGCCCAGAAGTCCGTGGTGTGCCCGAGTTCGGCCAGCACGACCTGGCGACCGTTCGGCAGGAACGGAACCAGTTCCTCGGTCGCGTTCCCCGGCGGGGTCGAGAAGTCGAGCGTGCCGCCGATGAGGAGCGTCTCCACCTCCGTGGTCCGCACTCGGCGGTATTCCTCGTCGTCGGATGCGGTCGGCCACGCGTCGCCGAGCGTGCCGCCGCCCCAGACGAACGACTTCGGGAAGAGGAGGTCGGCGGCGAAGCAGGAGAACCAGAGCCCGCTCGGGTCACCCTCGGCCGCGGCAAGCCACGAGTCCAGCGTCGTCTGGGCCGGTATCGATGCCGCCGACGTCGAGTCGAAGAGCCCGAAGAAGGCGGCTACCCACGCTCGGTCTGGCGGTCGTGCTCGGCGGAGGTGTGATCGTCGTCCACCACAATCCCGACCACACCACCGGCCAACTCGCCTTCAGCCCGATCTCCACATCGGCGACACCACCGTCAAGACACACATCACGCACATCCTCCAAAAACTCGACCTTCGGGACCGCGTCCAACTGATCGTGCCGGCATACCGGACCGGGATCGTCGAAGCCGGAAGTGACCGGCGAACCGGGGCCTATCCCGTGATTGGAGCGTGGGTTGGATGGCAGTCCTGTCTCGGGTGATCGCGCTGGTAGCGGTCGGAGTCTTGGCCGCGTGCACCTCGCGCGTCGGCGGCGTGCCGGTGGCGGACGGCACGGTGCCGCCCGCGGCCGAGGAGTTGACCGCCGAGTCGGTGTTCGACGACTTCACGATGGTCAACCCGTGCTCGCTGACCGAACCCTCGGTGTTCGAGAACTTCGGCAGCGCCGGTTTTGGCGCACCTGAGTCGACGCTCGACTACTGCACGATCATCGTGAAACTCGCGACCGGCGCTCAGGCGACCGTCAACGTCGGCCAGTTCGGTGAGCTGGAGGCGACACCGGAGCTGGAGGGCAAGCGGGTCAGGGACGTCGAGCGCGGGTTGTGGGTTGGGCAGCACAGTGACGACCCGTCGTTCTGCACGCAGCTGCTGGTGTTCCCGGACGGCGTGACGATGGAGGTGCGTGCTTACGAGTCCGCGGGTGAGGTCGACACGTGCCCGATAGTCGAGGCGGGCGTGGACTACGCGATCGAGGTGGTCCTGAATGACGGCGTCTCGCACCGGTCACCTGCCACGAACTCGCTGGTGTCGGTCGACCCGTGCTCGCTGATCGACGACAAGGACGTCACGGCGATTCCAGGCCTGCGTGGTGTGCGCGAGCCGGCTGACTACCCGGGCAAGCACTCCTGTTACTGGGATGGGGGAAAGACCGTCGGCATGGCGGTCACGTTCGGCGCCGGCCCGAAGCCGCGCGATGACAACGCGGAGTCCGTGGCCGGGCGACCGACGGTGGTGATCCCGGTCGAGGTGGAGGCGCGGTCGTACTGCTCGGTGAGGACCGCGCACATTCCGTTCACGGAGGTGAACGGCGTGGAAGACTACTTCGAGGTGGCGAGGGTTTTCGTCCGCTTGCCGCCAGGGCAGTCGGCCGCCGCCTGCACGGCTGCTCGCGCGCTGGCGGAAGCGGTGTGGCCGAAGCTCCCGCGCATGTGACATCGACTTGGTCACCGGTTCGGCCGACGTGCCGGCCTCGGTGGACGGGTGTTCAGTCGATCCGGAAGCTGTCCAAGAAGTCCTACGCGATGTCGATGATGATGTCGACTCCATCACTACTCCGACTGGTCGACCGTGATGACGACCTTGGCACGCGCGTGCTCCAGTTCGAGGTACCGGACGGCCTCCGGCGCCTCGGGCAGCGAGTAGGTCCGGTCGATGACCGGGACGATCGCGCCGGACTCGGCCAGGCCGGCGAGCGTCTCCAGGTTCTCCCTGTTCGTGTCCGAGTTCAGCATGACGAGGCGCTGGCGGACGAACCGCGACGTCAGCACGGCCTTGATCCCCAGGCCCATCGGGCCGACCAGGCTGCCGCCTTCGGACACCCCACCACCGGACAGCACCAGTGTCCCCGTGGGTGTCAGCACTCGCCGGAGATCGGCCAGCGAGCGGTTCGCCACCAGGTCGAACACGACGTCGTAACGCTGCCCGCTCGAGGTGAAGTCCTCCTTGGCGTAGTCGACGACGTGGTCCGCGCCGATCGACCGGAGCAGGTCCGCGTTGCGCGTGCTGCACACTGCGGTCACCTCCGCGCCGAACGACTTGGCGATCTGCACGGCGAACGTCCCCACGCCGCCCGACGCGCCGTTGACCAGCAGCCGCTGCCCCGGGCGGGCCTGCCCCAGGTCCCGCACGCCGATGAGGGCGGTATTGCCCGCCAACGGCATCGCCGCCGCCTGCTCGAACGTCAGGCCGGCCGGTTTGCGCGCCACCAAACGGTCCTGGGCGCACACGTACTCGGCGAACGCCCCATCGTCGAAACCGAGGTCCCCGAACACCTCGTCACCGGGCTGGAACCGGGTCACC
This is a stretch of genomic DNA from Saccharothrix ecbatanensis. It encodes these proteins:
- a CDS encoding alpha/beta fold hydrolase — protein: MDSWLAAAEGDPSGLWFSCFAADLLFPKSFVWGGGTLGDAWPTASDDEEYRRVRTTEVETLLIGGTLDFSTPPGNATEELVPFLPNGRQVVLAELGHTTDFWASQPEAGNRLITTFLDSGEVDHSLYRPAQVDFKPSLTHPTLARITVGTMVGLALLTVLSLLWMTWRVRKRGAFRRARPV
- a CDS encoding response regulator transcription factor, which translates into the protein MPPPQTNDFGKRRSAAKQENQSPLGSPSAAASHESSVVWAGIDAADVESKSPKKAATHARSGGRARRRCDRRPPQSRPHHRPTRLQPDLHIGDTTVKTHITHILQKLDLRDRVQLIVPAYRTGIVEAGSDRRTGAYPVIGAWVGWQSCLG
- a CDS encoding NAD(P)-dependent alcohol dehydrogenase, yielding MKAIVQDRYGSSDLLRLADVDKPTPGDNDVLVRVHAASVNAADWHIMRGDPRLARVVMPAAFGWSGPKRRIRGRDFAGRVEAVGRRVTRFQPGDEVFGDLGFDDGAFAEYVCAQDRLVARKPAGLTFEQAAAMPLAGNTALIGVRDLGQARPGQRLLVNGASGGVGTFAVQIAKSFGAEVTAVCSTRNADLLRSIGADHVVDYAKEDFTSSGQRYDVVFDLVANRSLADLRRVLTPTGTLVLSGGGVSEGGSLVGPMGLGIKAVLTSRFVRQRLVMLNSDTNRENLETLAGLAESGAIVPVIDRTYSLPEAPEAVRYLELEHARAKVVITVDQSE